One Melospiza melodia melodia isolate bMelMel2 chromosome 1, bMelMel2.pri, whole genome shotgun sequence genomic window carries:
- the ZFAND1 gene encoding AN1-type zinc finger protein 1, producing MAELELGQHCGVPECRQLDFLPFVCDGCSGIFCLQHRSRDAHGCSEVNIRNNSLKPDQHRSYPCSYKDCNGKELLPVLCPYCGKHFCLRHRHQSDHECEKLDTPKPRMAATQQLVQHIIDSKKSDEVKSKKRKGAKNSETAAKVALMKLKMHACGDKSLPQTERIYFQVFLPKGSKEKSKPMFFSSKWSIGKVVDFAASLASLKNNNNKSTSQKLRLCHTASGEALPFEHTLETWLSDKDYPLYNGGNIILEYLDNDVLFIEDTESYFS from the exons attTTCTTCCCTTTGTGTGTGATGGCTGTTCAGGCATCTTTTG CCTTCAGCACAGGAGCCGGGATGCTCATGGGTGTTCTGAG GTGAATATAAGAAACAATTCTCTGAAACCTGATCAGCACAGATCTTACCCATGCTCATACAAGGACTGCAACGGAAAGGAGCTTTTGCCAGTGTTATGTCCTTACTGTGGAAAACATTTTTGTCTCAG acaTCGTCATCAATCAGACCATGAATGTGAGAAGCTGGACACTCCAAAACCTCGAATGGCTGCCACCCAGCAGCTTGTTCAACATATTATAG ATTCTAAGAAGAGTGACGAAGTGAAAAGCAAAAAACGTAAAGGAGCAAAGAACAGTGAGACAGCAGCAAAAGTGGCATTAATGAAACTGAAAATGCATGCATGTGGGGACAAGTCCTTGCCTCAG ACAGAAAGAATTTACTTTCAAGTATTTTTACCAAAAGGGAGCAAAGAGAAAAGCAAACCCATGTTCTTTAGCAGTAAGTGGAGTATTGGCAAAGTAGTAGATTTTGCAGCTTCCTTAGCAAGCcttaaaaataacaacaacaaatcaACATCCCAG AAACTGAGATTATGCCATACTGCCTCTGGAGAAGCCTTGCCATTTGAGCACACACTGGAAACATGGCTATCTGATAAAGACTATCCACTGTACAATGGAGGGAATATAATTCTGGAGTATCTTGATAATGATGTTCTATTTATAGAAGATACAGAATCCTACTTTAGTTAG